From Streptomyces sp. SAI-135:
GGCGGCCCGGGCCGCCACGGGTGCCTCCTACCGGATCGGCAACCCGACCCGCGTGGATGTCGAGGGCGAGCTGCCCGCGCTCCTCGACGGGGCGGACATCGCCGTCGTCCGGCTGCTGGGCGGCAAGCGGGCCTGGGAGGACGGGCTGGCCGCGCTGAAGGCGTCCGGGATCCCGACCGTGCTGCTGGGCGGGGAGTCGGTACCGGACGCCGAGTTGATGGCCGAGTCGTCGGTGCCGGCCGGTGTCGTGGCGGAGGCGCTGCGGTATCTCGTCGAGGGCGGGCCCGGGAACCTCACCGAACTCGCGCGGTTCCTCTCCGACACCGTGCTGCTGACGGGTGAGGGGTTCGTCGAGCCGCAGAAGATGCCCGAGTGGGGCATCCACGGCGACCGTCCGATCGACGCGGACCGTCCGACCGTCGGGGTGCTCTTCTACCGGGCTCATGAACTCAGCGGCAACACCGCCTTCGTGGACACCTTGTGCGATGCGATCGAGGCGGCGGGCGCCAACGCCCTTCCCGTGTTCTGCAGTTCGCTGCGGGGGGCGGACCTCGATCTCTTCATGGTCCTCGACTCGGCCGACGCTCTGGTGACCACCGTCCTCGCCGCCGGCGGCACCCACGCCTCGCAGGCCTCGGCGGGCGGGGACGAGGAGGCCTGGGACATCGGGGCGCTGGCCGACCTCGACGTGCCCGTGCTGCAAGGGCTCTGCCTGACGACGTCCAGGGCGGCCTGGGACGAGTCCGACGCGGCCCTGTCCCCCATGGACGCGGCCATGCAGGTCGCGATCCCGGAGTTCGACGGGCGCCTGATCACCGTGCCGTTCTCCTTCAAGGAGCAGGGCCCCGACGACGTCCCGGTGTACGTGGCCGACCCGGAGCGGGCCGCGCGGGTGGCCGGGATCGCCGTGCGGCACGCCAAGTTGCGGCACAAGCCGAACGCCGAGAAGAAGCTCGCGCTGGTCTTCACCGCCTATCCGACCAAGCACTCCCGGGTGGGCAACGCGGTCGGACTCGACACGCCCGCCTCGGCGGTACGGGTGCTGGACGCGCTCCGGGACGCCGGGTACGTCGTGGAGGGGTACCCCGACAACGGGGACGAGCTCATCCACCGGCTCATCGAGGCCGGCGGCCACGACGTCGAGTGGCTCACGGAGGACCAGTTGGCCGCGGCGCCCGCGCGGGTGCCGCTCGCCGACTACCGGGTGTGGTTCGACCGGCTGGACCCGTCGTTGCGGGAGGCGATGCTGGAGGCGTGGGGGGAGCCGCCCGGTTCGCTGTACGTCGACGGGGACGACATCGTGCTGGCCTCCCTCCAGTTCGGGAACGTCGTCGTGATGATCCAGCCGCCGCGCGGCTTCGGGGAGAACCCGATCGCGATCTACCACGACCCGGACATGCCGCCGTCGCACCACTACATGGCGGCCTACCGGTGGCTGGAGAACAGCTTCGGCGCCGACGCGGTCGTCCACATGGGCAAGCACGGCACGATGGAGTGGCTGCCGGGCAAGGGGCTGGGGCTCAGCGGGAGTTGCGCGCCGGACGCGGTGCTCGGTGAACTCCCCCTGATCTACCCGTTCATCGTCAACGACCCCGGCGAGGGCACCCAGGCCAAGCGGCGCGGGCACGCCACCGTCGTCGACCACCTGGTGCCGCCGATGGCACGGGCCGACACCTACGGGGACCTGGCCAAGCTGGAGCAGCTGCTCGACGAGTACGCGCTCGTCTCCGACCTCGACCCGACCAAGGCCCCGGCCGTGCGCGCCCAGATCTGGACGCTGGTCAAGGCGGCCGAGCTCCACCACGATCTGCATGTCGACGAGCAGCCGGACGACGAGGCGTTCGACGAGTTCGTCATGCACATTGACGGCTATCTGTGCGAGATCAAGGACGTGCAGATCCGGGACGGGCTGCACGTCCTCGGTGGCGGGCCGGTCGACGAGGCCCGGGTCAACCTGGTGCTGGCCGTGCTGCGCGCCTCGCAGGTGTGGGGCGGGCAGGCGAACGCGCTGCCGGGGCTGAGGGCTTCGTTCGCGGCCCACTTCGGGCTCAGTGAGAAGGAGTTGCTCGCCGAGCCGGGCGCCCCGGTGAAGGTGCCGGTCGAACTGTCGGATCTCGTCGAGGGTCCCTCCCGTACCGCCGCCGACGCGATCGACCTGCTGGAGCAGCTGTGCCGGCGGGCCGCGGAGGGGATGGAGGCGCGGGACTGGGACGCCTCGCTCGTCCCGGCCGTCCTGCGGGGGGTGCTCGGCGTCGAACTTCCCGACTGCGTCGCCGTGTTGCGGTTCGCCTGCGAGGAGGTCGTCCCGCGTCTGGCCCGTACCACCGACGAGATCGGCCACATCCTCAAGGCCCTGGACGGCGGTTACGTCCCGGCGGGCCCCTCGGGGTCCCCGACCCGCGGCCTGGTCAACGTCCTGCCGACCGGCCGGAACTTCTACTCCGTCGACCCCAAGGCCATTCCCTCCAGGCTGAGTTGGGAGGTCGGTCAGTCGCTCGCCGACTCGCTGGTGCAGCGGTACCTGGCCGACACCGGTGAGTACCCGAAGTCCGTGGGCCTGACGGTGTGGGGCACGTCCGCGATGCGCACGCAGGGCGACGACATCGCCGAGATCCTGGCACTGCTGGGCTGCCGGCCGGTGTGGGACGAGGCCTCGCGGCGGGTCACCGGCTTCGAGGTGATCGGCCTGGAGGAACTCGGGCGGCCACGCATCGACGTCACCGTCCGGATCTCCGGGTTCTTCCGGGACGCGTTCCCGCACGTCGTCGGACTGATCGACGACGCCGTCCGCACGGTGGCGGAGCTGGACGAGCCGGCCGACCGCAACTTCGTGAAGGCGCACGCCGACGAGGACACCGTCGAGCACGGTGACCGGCGGCGCGCGACCGCCCGCATCTTCGGGTCCAAGCCGGGGGCCTACGGCGCCGGGCTGCTGCCGCTGATCGACGCCCGCAACTGGCGCTCGGACGCCGACCTCGCCGAGGTGTACGCGGTGTGGGGCGGCTACGCCTACGGGCGCGGCCTCGACGGGCGGGCGGCGCGCGGGGACATGGAGACCGCGTTCAAGCGGATCAACGTGGCCGCGAAGAACGTCGACACCCGCGAGCACGACCTGGTCGACGCCGACGACTACTTCCAGTACCACGGCGGCATGGTCGCCATGGTGCGTCACCTCACCGGCGCCAACCCCGAGGCGTACGTGGGCGATTCGGCCACGCCCGACCAGGTGAAGACGCGGACGCTCGGCGAGGAGACCCACCGGGTCTTCCGGGCCCGGGTGGTCAACCCGCGCTGGATGGCGGCCATGCGCCGGCACGGCTACAAGGGCGCCTTCGAGATGGCGGCGACCGTCGACTACCTCTTCGGCTACGACGCCACGGCCGGGGTGGTCGACGACTGGATGTACGAGAAGCTCAGCGCGGAGTACGTCTTCGACGCGGAGAACCGGGACTTCATGAAGAAGTCCAACCCCTGGGCGCTGCGGGGCATCACGGAACGGCTCCTGGAGGCCGCCGACCGCGGGCTGTGGGCCGAGCCGGACGCGGACACGCTGGAGCGGCTGCGGGCCACGTACCTGGAGCTCGAGGGCGACTTGGAGGGTGACGAGAAGTGAGTACCCCGTTTCCGTTCACGGCCGTCGTAGGCCAGGACGACCTGCGGCTCGCGCTGCTGCTGAACGCCGTCTCACCGGCGGTCGGCGGAGTGCTGGTGCGCGGTGAGAAGGGCACCGCCAAGTCGACGGCGGTCCGTGCCCTGTCGGCGCTGCTGCCCGAGGTCGCCGTCGTCCCCGGCTGCCGGTTCTCCTGCGACCCGTCCGCCCCCGACCCCTCGTGCCCGGACGGCCCCCACGAACCGGGGCCGGGCACCTCGCGGGCGTCCCGCATGGTCGAACTCCCCGTCGGCGCCTCCGAGGACCGGCTCGTCGGCGCCCTCGACATCGAGCGGGCGCTCGCGGAGGGCGTGAAGGCCTTCGAGCCGGGCCTCCTCGCCGACGCGCACCGCGGGATCCTCTACGTCGACGAGGTCAACCTCCTCCACGACCACCTCGTCGACCTGCTCCTCGACGCGGCCGCCATGGGGGCGTCGTACGTCGAGCGCGAGGGCGTCTCCGTGCGGCACGCCTCGAAGTTCCTGCTGGTCGGCACCATGAACCCCGAAGAGGGCGAGCTGCGGCCGCAGTTGCTCGACCGGTTCGGGCTGACCGTCGAGGTCGCGGCCTCGCGGGAGCCGGACCAGCGGGTGGAGGTCGTCCGGCGCAGGCTCGCGTACGACGACGACCCGGCGGGATTCGCGGCGCGCTGGTCGGACGAGGAGGCCGCCGTACGGCAACGGATCGTCGCCGCACGGGAGTTGCTGCCGTCGGTGCGGCTGGGTGACGGGGCGCTGCGGCAGATCGCGGCGACCTGTGCCGCGTTCGAGGTGGACGGCATGCGGGCCGACATCGTGATGGCGCGTACGGCGACCGCGCTGGCCGCGTGGGCCGGACGGACCGATGTGCTCGCGGAGGACGTGCGGCAGGCCGCGCTGCTCGCGCTGCCGCACCGCAGGCGCCGCAACCCCTTCGACGCGCCCGGGCTCGACGAGGACAAGCTCGACGAGACGCTGGAGGAGTTCAGCGGCTCCGACGACGATGACCAGCCGGATCCGGACGGGCCCGGCGGAGGTGGCGGGCAGCCGCCGTCGTCGGACGGGCCGCAGTCCGACGGTGGCGGGTCCGGCGCTCAGCCGGAGGCCGGTGAGGACGGCGAGCCGCAGGCGTCCGGGTCCGGTGCCGGGGAGCAGGCCGCCGCACGGGCCTCCGAGCCCTTCCGCACGAAGGTGCTGAGCGTTCCCGGACTCGGGGACGGCGTCGCCGGGCGCCGGTCGCGGGCGCGGACCGAGCACGGGCGGACGACCGGGGCGCGGCGGCCCCGAGGAGCGCTCACCAAGCTGCACCTGGCGGCCACCGTGCAGGCGGCCGCCCCGCACCAGCGGGCCCGTGGCCGCTCGGGGCGCGGTCTCGTGGTCCGGCGTGACGATCTGCGGCAGGCGACGCGCGAGGGGCGCGAGGGCAACCTCGTGCTGTTCGTCGTCGACGCCTCGGGGTCGATGGCGGCGCGGCAGCGGATGAGCGCGGTCAAGGGGGCCGTGCTCTCCCTGCTCCTCGACGCGTACCAGCGGCGGGACAAGGTGGGTCTCGTGACGTTCCGGGGGTCGGCGGCGGAGGTCGCGCTGCCGCCGACGTCGTCGGTGGACGCGGCGGCGGCCCGGCTGGAGACACTGCCGACGGGGGGCCGTACCCCGCTCGCGGCCGGGCTGCTGCGGGCGCACGAGGTGCTGCGGGTGGAGCGGCTGCGGGATCCGGCGCGGCGGGCGCTGGTCGTGCTGGTGACGGACGGCAGGGCCACCGGTGGGCCCGAGCCGGTCGCGCTCGCGGGGCGC
This genomic window contains:
- the cobN gene encoding cobaltochelatase subunit CobN, with protein sequence MSTVLLLSTADTDLLAARAATGASYRIGNPTRVDVEGELPALLDGADIAVVRLLGGKRAWEDGLAALKASGIPTVLLGGESVPDAELMAESSVPAGVVAEALRYLVEGGPGNLTELARFLSDTVLLTGEGFVEPQKMPEWGIHGDRPIDADRPTVGVLFYRAHELSGNTAFVDTLCDAIEAAGANALPVFCSSLRGADLDLFMVLDSADALVTTVLAAGGTHASQASAGGDEEAWDIGALADLDVPVLQGLCLTTSRAAWDESDAALSPMDAAMQVAIPEFDGRLITVPFSFKEQGPDDVPVYVADPERAARVAGIAVRHAKLRHKPNAEKKLALVFTAYPTKHSRVGNAVGLDTPASAVRVLDALRDAGYVVEGYPDNGDELIHRLIEAGGHDVEWLTEDQLAAAPARVPLADYRVWFDRLDPSLREAMLEAWGEPPGSLYVDGDDIVLASLQFGNVVVMIQPPRGFGENPIAIYHDPDMPPSHHYMAAYRWLENSFGADAVVHMGKHGTMEWLPGKGLGLSGSCAPDAVLGELPLIYPFIVNDPGEGTQAKRRGHATVVDHLVPPMARADTYGDLAKLEQLLDEYALVSDLDPTKAPAVRAQIWTLVKAAELHHDLHVDEQPDDEAFDEFVMHIDGYLCEIKDVQIRDGLHVLGGGPVDEARVNLVLAVLRASQVWGGQANALPGLRASFAAHFGLSEKELLAEPGAPVKVPVELSDLVEGPSRTAADAIDLLEQLCRRAAEGMEARDWDASLVPAVLRGVLGVELPDCVAVLRFACEEVVPRLARTTDEIGHILKALDGGYVPAGPSGSPTRGLVNVLPTGRNFYSVDPKAIPSRLSWEVGQSLADSLVQRYLADTGEYPKSVGLTVWGTSAMRTQGDDIAEILALLGCRPVWDEASRRVTGFEVIGLEELGRPRIDVTVRISGFFRDAFPHVVGLIDDAVRTVAELDEPADRNFVKAHADEDTVEHGDRRRATARIFGSKPGAYGAGLLPLIDARNWRSDADLAEVYAVWGGYAYGRGLDGRAARGDMETAFKRINVAAKNVDTREHDLVDADDYFQYHGGMVAMVRHLTGANPEAYVGDSATPDQVKTRTLGEETHRVFRARVVNPRWMAAMRRHGYKGAFEMAATVDYLFGYDATAGVVDDWMYEKLSAEYVFDAENRDFMKKSNPWALRGITERLLEAADRGLWAEPDADTLERLRATYLELEGDLEGDEK
- a CDS encoding putative cobaltochelatase — its product is MSTPFPFTAVVGQDDLRLALLLNAVSPAVGGVLVRGEKGTAKSTAVRALSALLPEVAVVPGCRFSCDPSAPDPSCPDGPHEPGPGTSRASRMVELPVGASEDRLVGALDIERALAEGVKAFEPGLLADAHRGILYVDEVNLLHDHLVDLLLDAAAMGASYVEREGVSVRHASKFLLVGTMNPEEGELRPQLLDRFGLTVEVAASREPDQRVEVVRRRLAYDDDPAGFAARWSDEEAAVRQRIVAARELLPSVRLGDGALRQIAATCAAFEVDGMRADIVMARTATALAAWAGRTDVLAEDVRQAALLALPHRRRRNPFDAPGLDEDKLDETLEEFSGSDDDDQPDPDGPGGGGGQPPSSDGPQSDGGGSGAQPEAGEDGEPQASGSGAGEQAAARASEPFRTKVLSVPGLGDGVAGRRSRARTEHGRTTGARRPRGALTKLHLAATVQAAAPHQRARGRSGRGLVVRRDDLRQATREGREGNLVLFVVDASGSMAARQRMSAVKGAVLSLLLDAYQRRDKVGLVTFRGSAAEVALPPTSSVDAAAARLETLPTGGRTPLAAGLLRAHEVLRVERLRDPARRALVVLVTDGRATGGPEPVALAGRAARLFAAEGVASVVVDCESGPVRLGLAGQLAGELGGTAVTLDELRADSIAGLVKDVQRRAA